A region from the Enterobacter roggenkampii genome encodes:
- a CDS encoding YebO family protein, with product MGELLNSGLLNMASLMISLVVLLVGLVIWFFVNRASSRTNEQIELLEALLDQQKRQNALLRRLCEANEPEEKDAPKDAVAEDNKDEDDFIRLVAER from the coding sequence ATGGGTGAGTTACTGAATTCAGGGCTGCTGAATATGGCATCCCTGATGATTTCTTTGGTGGTTCTGCTTGTGGGGCTGGTCATCTGGTTTTTCGTGAATCGGGCCAGTTCGCGTACAAATGAGCAGATCGAACTGCTGGAAGCGCTGCTCGATCAGCAAAAACGCCAGAATGCATTGCTACGCCGTCTTTGCGAGGCTAACGAACCGGAAGAGAAAGACGCGCCGAAAGACGCGGTCGCTGAAGATAACAAAGACGAAGACGACTTTATCCGCCTGGTGGCTGAGCGTTAA
- the mgrB gene encoding PhoP/PhoQ regulator MgrB: MKKIRWVILIIVLIACVVLWTQTINVMCDQDVQFFSGVCAINKFIPW, translated from the coding sequence GTGAAAAAAATACGCTGGGTAATTCTGATTATCGTACTGATAGCGTGCGTGGTGTTATGGACGCAGACGATCAATGTGATGTGCGATCAGGATGTACAGTTTTTTAGCGGCGTTTGCGCAATCAACAAATTTATTCCGTGGTAA
- a CDS encoding YobH family protein produces the protein MRFIIRTIIALALVWIGLLLTGYGVLVGSTENAAGLGIQCKYLTAQGMSTAQYLHTDSGIIGLTQCPVLRKTSVVIDNG, from the coding sequence ATGCGATTCATCATTCGAACAATTATTGCACTGGCCCTTGTCTGGATTGGCCTTCTGTTAACGGGCTATGGTGTGCTTGTGGGGAGCACAGAAAACGCAGCCGGGTTAGGCATTCAGTGTAAATACCTAACCGCACAAGGAATGAGCACCGCCCAGTATCTGCATACTGACAGCGGGATCATTGGCTTAACCCAATGTCCTGTACTGCGTAAAACATCCGTCGTGATTGATAACGGCTAA